One genomic segment of Culturomica massiliensis includes these proteins:
- a CDS encoding alpha-galactosidase, protein MKRQLISLLVLCFGIFQLQAADKQVIRISTAATDLIFQVGANGRLYQSYLGPRFMNGTDIECLSKDRNVAAQGWEVYPGSGMEDYFEPALGITHNDGNMATLLKFVSQEVRRIDTNVEETIITLKDEVYPIEVKLHYVSFAKENVIKSWSEICHREKKPVTLFRYASAMFYFESPRYFLTEFSGDWAREAMMTSQELQFGKKIIDTKLGSRAAMHAHPFFQLGLGHPVAENEGLVLVGTIGWTGNFRFTFEVDNVGNLRVISGINPYASCYELVPGEVFKTPEFIFTLSGNGVGDASRNLHDWARHYQVKDGLGARLTLLNNWENTGFNFNEEILLGLMKEAKHLGVDMFLLDDGWFGNNHPRNDDRAGLGDWEPMKSKLPNGVGPLVEGAEKAGVKFGIWVEPEMVNPKSDLFEEHPEWVIHQPNREPYYYRNQLVLDMSNPKVQDYVYGIIDNLMTRHPGIAFFKWDCNSPITNIYSPYLKNKQSQLYIDHVRGIYSVLERLKEKYPNLPMMLCSGGGARCDYEALKYFTEFWPSDNTEPVERIFIQWGFSQVFPSQVLCAHVTGWGKQSVKFRTDVAMMCKLGFDIGIADMTADEQAFCQEAVKNFKRLSPVILQGDFYRLVSPYETNHAAVVHVGKDKRKAVLYAYDLYPRFGEKLFPVKLQGLNPVKNYKIEEINLMPGHQSDLTAHGKIYSGDFLMKVGIDVFTGNKTHSRILEITAQ, encoded by the coding sequence ATGAAAAGGCAATTGATTTCCTTATTGGTGCTATGTTTTGGAATATTTCAATTACAAGCAGCAGATAAACAGGTGATCCGGATTTCGACAGCCGCTACGGATTTAATTTTTCAGGTGGGGGCGAACGGGCGTTTGTATCAGTCGTATTTAGGTCCCCGATTTATGAACGGGACGGATATAGAGTGTTTGTCAAAAGACAGAAATGTAGCGGCACAAGGGTGGGAAGTATATCCGGGTTCAGGAATGGAGGATTATTTTGAACCGGCATTAGGTATCACTCATAATGATGGGAATATGGCGACTTTGTTGAAGTTTGTTTCACAGGAAGTCCGTCGGATAGATACGAATGTGGAAGAAACCATAATTACATTGAAAGATGAGGTTTATCCGATCGAGGTGAAGTTACATTATGTGTCTTTTGCCAAAGAGAATGTGATTAAATCCTGGTCAGAGATATGCCATCGGGAGAAAAAGCCGGTGACTTTATTCCGTTATGCTTCTGCTATGTTTTATTTTGAAAGTCCGCGCTATTTTTTGACTGAATTCAGTGGTGATTGGGCGCGTGAGGCGATGATGACTTCTCAGGAGCTACAATTCGGTAAGAAAATTATTGACACGAAACTAGGAAGCCGGGCTGCCATGCATGCACATCCGTTTTTTCAATTGGGCCTGGGGCATCCGGTGGCTGAAAACGAAGGATTGGTATTGGTCGGTACTATCGGATGGACCGGAAATTTCCGGTTTACCTTTGAAGTGGATAATGTGGGAAATTTGCGCGTAATTTCAGGCATAAATCCTTATGCTTCCTGTTATGAGCTTGTGCCGGGAGAGGTTTTTAAGACACCTGAATTTATTTTTACTCTCAGTGGGAATGGTGTCGGCGATGCCAGTCGCAATTTGCATGATTGGGCACGGCATTACCAGGTAAAAGACGGATTGGGGGCACGGCTTACTTTATTGAATAATTGGGAAAATACCGGATTTAATTTTAATGAAGAGATATTGCTTGGTTTGATGAAAGAAGCGAAGCATTTGGGGGTCGATATGTTTTTGCTCGATGACGGTTGGTTTGGGAATAATCATCCCCGAAATGACGACCGTGCTGGTTTGGGTGACTGGGAACCAATGAAGAGTAAATTACCTAATGGTGTTGGTCCTTTAGTCGAGGGGGCCGAAAAAGCAGGAGTCAAATTCGGAATCTGGGTCGAGCCGGAAATGGTAAATCCGAAAAGTGATTTGTTTGAAGAGCATCCGGAATGGGTGATTCATCAGCCTAACCGGGAACCTTATTACTATCGCAATCAGTTAGTATTGGATATGAGTAATCCAAAAGTACAGGATTATGTATATGGGATTATTGATAACTTAATGACCCGACATCCGGGAATTGCTTTTTTCAAATGGGATTGCAACAGTCCGATCACCAATATTTATTCTCCGTATTTGAAAAATAAGCAGTCACAATTGTATATAGATCACGTACGTGGGATATATAGCGTTTTGGAGCGGCTAAAAGAAAAATATCCGAATCTGCCGATGATGCTTTGCTCCGGGGGAGGAGCCCGTTGTGATTATGAGGCATTGAAATATTTCACTGAATTTTGGCCAAGCGATAATACAGAGCCGGTGGAACGTATTTTTATTCAATGGGGATTTTCGCAAGTGTTTCCTTCACAGGTTTTGTGTGCGCATGTCACTGGCTGGGGAAAACAATCCGTCAAATTCCGAACGGATGTTGCTATGATGTGTAAATTGGGATTTGACATCGGTATTGCAGATATGACAGCAGATGAACAGGCGTTTTGTCAGGAAGCTGTGAAAAATTTTAAACGCCTTTCTCCGGTTATTCTACAAGGAGATTTTTATCGTCTGGTTTCTCCTTATGAAACAAATCATGCTGCGGTTGTACATGTCGGAAAAGATAAGCGTAAAGCAGTTCTTTATGCTTATGATTTGTATCCTCGTTTTGGAGAAAAATTATTTCCGGTAAAACTACAGGGATTAAATCCCGTTAAAAACTATAAAATTGAAGAGATCAATTTGATGCCGGGACATCAATCCGATTTAACTGCCCACGGAAAAATATATTCCGGTGATTTTTTAATGAAGGTGGGGATAGACGTGTTTACAGGTAACAAGACACATAGCCGGATTCTTGAAATAACAGCTCAATAA
- the pnuC gene encoding nicotinamide riboside transporter PnuC produces MDYLEIIGTLVGLLYLWFEYKASIWLWAAGIVMPALSLMVYYRSGLYADFGINIYYLLAGIYGWAMWLKGASGKKELPVIHTPIKQILPLTAIAVGLLLFIAWILIRFTDSTVPWLDSLTTALSIVAMWMLAYKHAEQWLVWIIVDVVSCGLYIYKGLPFYAALYGFYTIIAFFGYFKWLKMISEER; encoded by the coding sequence ATGGATTATTTAGAAATTATCGGGACCCTTGTCGGATTGCTATATCTCTGGTTCGAATATAAAGCGAGTATCTGGCTTTGGGCTGCGGGTATTGTCATGCCGGCTTTAAGTCTTATGGTGTATTATCGGTCCGGATTATATGCGGATTTCGGTATTAATATTTACTATCTTTTAGCCGGTATATACGGTTGGGCGATGTGGTTAAAAGGGGCTTCCGGTAAGAAAGAGCTTCCGGTTATACATACGCCTATAAAACAGATTTTGCCGTTGACAGCTATAGCTGTCGGGTTATTGTTGTTTATTGCCTGGATATTGATTCGTTTTACGGATAGTACAGTTCCCTGGCTTGACAGTTTGACAACGGCATTGAGTATTGTGGCCATGTGGATGTTGGCTTATAAACATGCCGAACAATGGTTGGTATGGATTATTGTCGATGTTGTTAGTTGTGGGTTATATATTTATAAAGGTTTACCTTTCTATGCCGCTTTATATGGATTTTATACTATAATTGCCTTCTTCGGCTATTTCAAATGGTTGAAAATGATCTCCGAAGAAAGGTAA
- a CDS encoding TonB-dependent receptor, which translates to MNKKFWIIATLLHCGLYAVAETETTDSLRHVNLEEAQVFSTRATARTPIAFVNISKEAIQKQNAGLDIPFLLLMTPSVLTTTDAGAGIGYSTIRVRGTDATRINVTTNGIPMNDAESHAIFWVNTPDLASSLKDMQIQRGAGTSTNGAGAFGGSINMQTESSAINPYAEISGSYGSFNTQKETFKVGTGLVNNRWAFDARLSHIKSDGYRDRASAQLKSYFAQAGYYGDKTTVKFITFGGKEETYHAWDGITKDMLETDRTYNPNGVIEDENGKAVGFYDDQLDVYRQTHYQLLFNHIFNPAWNLNVAFHYTGGEGYYQEYKNGRYLAEYGLQPYVDAEGKTVETSNLIRRKNVASDFGGMVFSLNYQTGKLQASLGGGMNKYKNDHDGNVIWVKNYIGDLAPDHKFYENTGEKLDANIYGRLNYEFVRNLNFYVDLQYRHINYTIKGVNDKYDWSAGHMQPLNLDETFNFFNPKAGLFWQINSQNSAYASFAVAQKEPTRNNYTDGFFTQRPKAERLLDYELGYTFRSGRFTAGVNLYYMDYKDQLVLTGQLNEIGEAVSANVKDSYRTGAELSAGMRFTNWLRWDVNATLSRNRIKHYTEYLSDVNENWKDMTTADGGISQTANYLGSTPISFSPDFMLNSLIAFNYKGLDASLQSQYVSKQYLNNSGDNDCTLDAYFVSNLNVSYTFKLPAMKSVTVGVTVYNLFDETYESNGYASRTAVYPTPDRIKPAGVKPEIVPYAAYYPNAGINALAYLTLRF; encoded by the coding sequence ATGAATAAAAAATTTTGGATCATTGCCACATTATTGCATTGTGGTTTGTATGCCGTTGCAGAAACAGAAACGACGGATTCTTTGCGTCATGTAAATCTTGAAGAGGCTCAGGTCTTTTCAACGCGTGCAACAGCGAGGACTCCGATTGCTTTTGTCAATATCAGTAAAGAGGCAATTCAGAAACAAAATGCCGGTTTGGATATTCCGTTTTTATTGTTGATGACGCCTTCCGTATTGACCACGACAGATGCCGGTGCCGGAATCGGCTACTCGACGATACGTGTACGGGGTACCGATGCGACTCGTATTAATGTAACCACTAACGGTATTCCGATGAATGATGCGGAGAGTCATGCTATTTTTTGGGTGAATACGCCGGATTTGGCTTCTTCTTTGAAAGATATGCAGATACAGCGCGGGGCCGGAACTTCAACGAACGGGGCCGGTGCTTTCGGGGGAAGTATCAATATGCAGACAGAGAGCTCTGCCATCAATCCTTATGCAGAAATCAGCGGTTCTTACGGTTCGTTTAATACACAGAAAGAAACGTTTAAAGTGGGAACCGGTCTGGTGAATAATCGTTGGGCTTTCGATGCCCGGCTTTCGCATATTAAAAGTGATGGTTATAGAGACCGGGCTTCTGCCCAATTGAAATCTTATTTTGCTCAGGCCGGGTATTACGGAGATAAAACGACGGTTAAATTTATTACTTTCGGTGGCAAAGAAGAAACTTATCATGCCTGGGACGGTATAACCAAGGATATGCTGGAAACCGATCGTACCTATAACCCGAATGGAGTAATTGAAGATGAGAACGGAAAGGCTGTGGGTTTTTATGATGATCAACTGGATGTGTATCGTCAAACCCATTATCAGTTATTATTCAACCATATTTTCAATCCGGCCTGGAATTTAAATGTTGCTTTTCATTACACCGGCGGGGAAGGATATTACCAGGAATACAAGAATGGCCGCTATCTGGCCGAATATGGATTACAACCTTATGTGGATGCTGAAGGCAAAACGGTTGAAACTTCGAATTTAATCCGGAGAAAGAATGTCGCCAGTGATTTCGGTGGTATGGTTTTTTCTTTAAATTATCAAACCGGAAAATTACAGGCATCTCTCGGAGGCGGAATGAATAAATACAAGAATGATCACGATGGAAATGTAATTTGGGTGAAAAATTATATCGGCGATCTTGCTCCCGATCATAAGTTCTATGAAAATACCGGAGAGAAACTGGATGCCAATATATACGGACGTCTGAATTATGAATTTGTACGTAATCTGAATTTTTACGTCGATTTACAATATCGTCATATTAATTATACGATAAAAGGAGTGAACGATAAATACGATTGGAGTGCGGGTCATATGCAGCCATTGAATTTGGATGAAACCTTTAACTTTTTTAATCCGAAAGCGGGACTTTTCTGGCAGATCAATTCTCAAAACAGTGCTTACGCTTCATTTGCTGTAGCGCAGAAGGAACCGACCCGAAATAATTACACTGACGGTTTCTTTACCCAACGCCCCAAAGCCGAACGCCTGCTGGATTATGAGCTCGGATATACTTTCCGCTCGGGCCGTTTTACTGCCGGCGTGAATTTGTATTATATGGATTATAAAGATCAACTGGTATTGACCGGACAGTTGAACGAGATCGGAGAAGCCGTATCAGCTAACGTAAAAGATAGTTATCGTACGGGTGCCGAATTGTCGGCCGGAATGAGGTTTACAAATTGGTTGCGTTGGGATGTCAATGCGACGTTGAGCCGTAACCGGATTAAGCATTATACGGAATATTTGAGCGATGTGAATGAAAACTGGAAAGATATGACAACAGCAGATGGCGGTATTTCTCAAACAGCCAATTATTTGGGATCCACTCCGATTTCTTTTTCTCCGGATTTTATGTTGAATAGTTTGATTGCTTTCAATTATAAGGGATTGGATGCCTCGTTACAGTCTCAGTATGTAAGTAAGCAGTACCTGAATAATTCCGGGGATAATGATTGTACATTGGATGCTTATTTTGTAAGTAATTTGAATGTAAGTTATACTTTCAAGCTGCCGGCGATGAAATCGGTAACGGTAGGGGTAACGGTGTATAACCTGTTCGATGAAACGTATGAAAGCAACGGATATGCCAGTCGTACGGCTGTTTACCCGACACCGGACAGAATCAAACCGGCAGGTGTCAAACCGGAAATAGTACCTTATGCGGCTTATTATCCCAATGCCGGAATTAATGCGTTGGCGTATCTGACGTTGCGATTTTAA
- the nifJ gene encoding pyruvate:ferredoxin (flavodoxin) oxidoreductase, with the protein MAKEKQFMTCDGNAAAAHIAYMFSEVSCIYPITPSSPMAENVDEWAAKGRKNMFGETVRVIEMQSEAGAAGAVHGSLQAGALTSTYTASQGLLLMIPNMYKIAGELLPCVFHVSARALAAHALNIFGDHADVYAARQTGFAMLASGSVQEVMDLSAVSHLTAIKSRVPFVNFFDGFRTSHEIQKIEALDMEDLRGLVDMEALQAFRSRSLNSETPVTRGTAQNPDIYFQGREACNKFYELVPDLVAGYMDEISKLTGRKYRPFDYYGAPDAENIIIAMGSITDTIREVIDYKLAQGEKVGLIAVHLYRPFSAKYFMEAVPASVKRITVLDRTKEPGANGDPLYLDVKDIFYGKANAPLIVGGRYGMGSKDVTPAQIIAIYKNMALNEPKNQFTVGIVDDVTFKSLPLEQEVKVTSDSTYEAKFYGLGSDGTVGANKNSIKIIGGATNKYCQAYFAYDSKKSGGFTASHLRFGDEPIRSTYLVTTPDFVACHVPAYIHQYDVLKGLKKGGSFLLNSLWDAEETAKHMPNHMKKYLADNEINFYIINGTKIGQELGLGNRTNTIMQSAFFKITNVIPYELAVKEMKAAIVKSYGTKGEAIVNMNYAAVDAGGKEGNLVKVNVPAEWKNLPDEMPGHDGNRPEFIRNVVDVMNAQKGDDLPVSAFVGREDGTFPCGTAKYEKRGIAVNVPEWQVENCIQCNQCAYVCPHAAIRPFLMTSEELAAAPAGTQSKPAIGKELAGYQFRIQVSPLDCTGCGNCADVCPAKTKALVMKPLESQEVEMPRWEYMDKKVGYKQVVEPNNVKNSQFVQPLFEFSGACAGCGETPYIKLITQLFGERMMVANATGCSSIYGASAPSTPYCTNYKTGRGPAWANSLFEDNAEFGFGMAEGANRLRERVKRLLEENMSAFSAAVQAAATAWIAGFDDKDQTLALSDALLAALEKETAPVAKEILSLKAYFTKKSQWIFGGDGWAYDIGYGGVDHVLASGHDVNILVVDTEVYSNTGGQSSKSTPTGAVAKFAASGKRVRKKDLGMMAMSYGYVYVAQVAMGANQAQYIKALKEAEAYPGPSLIIAYAPCINHGLKASMGKSQAEEKKAVECGYWQLYRYNPLLECEGKNPFQLDSKEPDFSKFREFLMGEVRFNSLVKAAPADAEKLFETTEANAKWRYEGYKRHAEMKYGE; encoded by the coding sequence ATGGCAAAAGAAAAACAATTCATGACTTGTGATGGTAACGCTGCCGCTGCACATATAGCATATATGTTCAGTGAAGTATCGTGTATTTATCCCATCACTCCGTCTTCGCCGATGGCTGAGAATGTCGACGAGTGGGCGGCTAAAGGGAGAAAGAACATGTTCGGAGAAACCGTACGTGTGATCGAAATGCAATCAGAAGCCGGTGCTGCCGGAGCTGTTCATGGTTCTTTACAGGCCGGTGCATTGACCAGTACTTATACTGCTTCACAGGGATTGTTGTTGATGATTCCGAACATGTATAAAATTGCCGGGGAATTATTGCCTTGTGTATTTCATGTAAGTGCACGGGCATTAGCTGCTCATGCTTTGAATATTTTCGGAGATCATGCCGATGTTTATGCAGCCCGTCAAACCGGTTTTGCTATGTTGGCTTCCGGCTCTGTACAGGAAGTGATGGATTTGTCAGCTGTTTCTCATTTGACGGCAATAAAATCCCGTGTTCCGTTTGTGAATTTCTTCGATGGTTTCCGTACCTCTCACGAGATACAGAAAATTGAAGCTTTGGATATGGAAGATTTGCGGGGACTGGTGGATATGGAGGCTTTGCAGGCATTCCGTAGCCGCTCGTTGAATTCCGAAACCCCGGTAACCCGTGGTACGGCTCAAAATCCGGATATTTATTTCCAGGGACGTGAAGCTTGTAATAAATTTTATGAATTAGTGCCTGACCTCGTGGCCGGTTATATGGATGAAATTTCTAAGCTGACCGGAAGAAAATATCGTCCGTTTGATTACTATGGTGCTCCGGATGCTGAAAATATCATTATCGCTATGGGATCGATAACGGATACCATTCGTGAAGTAATTGATTATAAATTGGCGCAAGGAGAGAAGGTCGGTTTGATAGCCGTTCATTTGTATCGTCCGTTCTCTGCCAAATATTTTATGGAAGCTGTGCCCGCATCTGTAAAACGGATTACAGTACTTGACCGTACTAAAGAGCCGGGAGCTAACGGTGATCCGTTGTATTTGGATGTAAAAGATATATTCTATGGAAAAGCAAATGCGCCTTTGATTGTAGGCGGACGTTATGGTATGGGGTCAAAGGATGTGACTCCGGCTCAAATCATCGCTATTTATAAAAATATGGCTTTGAATGAACCGAAAAATCAGTTCACAGTCGGTATCGTGGATGATGTAACATTCAAATCGTTGCCTTTGGAGCAGGAAGTAAAGGTGACCTCCGATTCCACCTACGAAGCCAAATTTTATGGGTTGGGTTCGGACGGTACGGTTGGTGCCAATAAGAATTCCATCAAGATTATCGGAGGAGCTACGAATAAATATTGTCAGGCATATTTCGCATATGATTCCAAGAAGTCGGGTGGTTTTACCGCTTCTCACCTGCGTTTCGGAGATGAACCGATTCGTTCTACCTATCTGGTGACAACTCCTGACTTTGTCGCTTGTCATGTGCCTGCATACATCCATCAGTATGATGTATTGAAAGGGTTGAAAAAAGGCGGTTCGTTCCTGTTGAATTCTCTTTGGGATGCCGAAGAAACGGCTAAGCATATGCCGAACCATATGAAGAAATATCTGGCAGATAACGAAATTAATTTCTATATCATTAATGGTACGAAGATCGGTCAGGAATTGGGATTGGGGAATCGTACCAATACGATTATGCAGAGTGCTTTTTTCAAGATTACGAATGTGATTCCTTACGAACTGGCAGTTAAAGAAATGAAAGCCGCTATCGTGAAATCTTACGGTACGAAAGGGGAAGCTATCGTAAATATGAATTATGCTGCCGTAGACGCCGGTGGTAAGGAAGGCAATCTGGTGAAAGTCAATGTTCCTGCCGAATGGAAGAATTTACCGGATGAAATGCCGGGTCATGATGGCAACCGCCCTGAATTTATCCGTAATGTTGTAGATGTGATGAATGCTCAGAAGGGAGACGATCTGCCTGTCAGTGCTTTTGTCGGCAGAGAAGACGGTACATTCCCTTGTGGAACAGCGAAATATGAAAAACGGGGTATTGCTGTGAATGTTCCGGAATGGCAGGTTGAAAACTGTATACAGTGTAACCAATGTGCTTATGTATGTCCTCACGCTGCTATCCGTCCTTTCCTGATGACGAGTGAGGAATTGGCTGCTGCTCCTGCCGGAACACAATCAAAACCGGCAATCGGTAAAGAGCTGGCTGGATATCAATTCAGAATTCAGGTATCTCCTTTGGATTGTACGGGGTGTGGTAACTGTGCCGATGTTTGTCCGGCTAAAACCAAAGCTTTGGTCATGAAACCGCTGGAATCTCAAGAGGTTGAAATGCCTCGTTGGGAATATATGGATAAGAAAGTTGGTTACAAACAAGTTGTAGAACCGAACAATGTGAAGAATTCACAATTTGTTCAGCCTTTGTTTGAGTTCTCTGGTGCCTGTGCCGGTTGTGGTGAAACTCCGTATATCAAATTAATCACTCAGTTGTTCGGAGAAAGAATGATGGTAGCTAATGCAACGGGTTGTTCTTCTATTTACGGTGCATCTGCTCCCTCTACTCCTTATTGTACAAATTATAAGACGGGGCGTGGTCCGGCCTGGGCTAATTCATTATTTGAAGATAATGCTGAATTCGGTTTCGGTATGGCAGAAGGTGCAAACCGTTTACGTGAAAGAGTGAAGAGATTGCTGGAAGAAAACATGTCAGCTTTCTCTGCTGCTGTACAAGCTGCTGCTACTGCATGGATTGCCGGTTTTGATGATAAAGACCAGACTTTGGCTTTGAGCGATGCATTGCTTGCTGCCCTGGAAAAAGAGACTGCTCCGGTAGCTAAGGAAATTTTAAGTCTGAAGGCTTATTTCACGAAGAAATCTCAATGGATATTCGGTGGTGACGGTTGGGCTTATGATATCGGTTACGGTGGTGTAGATCATGTATTGGCCAGCGGACATGACGTAAATATTTTGGTTGTCGATACCGAAGTATATTCGAATACCGGTGGACAGTCTTCTAAATCAACGCCGACGGGTGCCGTTGCCAAGTTTGCTGCCAGCGGTAAACGGGTAAGGAAAAAAGATTTGGGTATGATGGCTATGTCTTATGGCTATGTTTATGTAGCACAGGTAGCAATGGGGGCAAATCAGGCTCAATATATCAAAGCATTGAAAGAAGCGGAAGCATATCCGGGACCGTCTTTGATTATAGCTTACGCTCCCTGTATCAACCACGGTTTGAAGGCTAGCATGGGTAAATCACAGGCAGAGGAGAAAAAAGCCGTTGAGTGTGGTTACTGGCAGTTGTATCGTTATAATCCGTTGTTGGAGTGTGAAGGTAAAAATCCGTTCCAATTGGATTCTAAGGAACCTGATTTCTCTAAATTCCGTGAGTTCCTGATGGGTGAAGTACGTTTCAATTCTTTGGTAAAAGCTGCTCCTGCAGATGCAGAGAAGCTGTTTGAAACAACAGAAGCAAATGCCAAATGGAGATACGAAGGTTATAAACGTCATGCTGAAATGAAGTATGGTGAATAA
- a CDS encoding AAA family ATPase, with product MDSLRSTHNTLLKERVSAIRRGLADQINRKSRLIAVKGSRGVGKTNFLLDYCRDYYPDDVSCLYVNINNLFFAAEGLYHFVERFYKLGGKVLLLDQVHKYPGWDRELQACYHSFPGLQIVFTISSIVRVKSNEYLKEIVDMYNLSGLSFREFLELETGYQFPVFSFKEIVEKHEQIVDGILAQIRPLAYFGNYLRYGYYPIYLEEKSHIDYLLKNINLTLEFDIPYNNQIELKYLPKLKKLLYLVARDNGGSVNISRLSADIGVSRATVLNYLYYMKNARLLTLLLPAGNEEDCLRKPNRLYMHNSNLLNAVCLDEVDKQVLRKTFFLSQLCPVHRINYTDRADFLIDGMYHVNVCEEGKEKGADDVILMEDMIERGKGNVIPLWLSGFTY from the coding sequence ATGGACAGTTTACGTAGTACGCACAATACATTATTAAAAGAGCGTGTTTCTGCTATTCGTCGCGGACTTGCAGATCAAATCAACAGGAAGAGCCGTTTGATTGCTGTAAAAGGGAGCCGGGGTGTAGGGAAAACGAATTTCTTATTGGATTATTGCCGCGACTATTATCCGGACGATGTTTCCTGTTTGTATGTAAATATCAATAATCTTTTTTTTGCTGCAGAAGGACTTTATCATTTTGTTGAACGTTTTTATAAGTTGGGAGGGAAAGTTCTTTTATTAGACCAGGTTCATAAATATCCCGGCTGGGACCGGGAGTTGCAAGCCTGTTATCATTCTTTTCCCGGTTTGCAGATTGTGTTTACGATTTCTTCCATCGTTCGGGTAAAATCGAATGAATATCTGAAAGAGATCGTGGATATGTATAATTTGAGCGGTTTGTCGTTCCGGGAGTTTCTGGAGCTTGAAACAGGGTATCAGTTTCCGGTATTTTCATTTAAGGAGATTGTGGAAAAGCACGAGCAGATCGTAGACGGTATTCTGGCTCAGATTCGTCCTTTGGCCTATTTCGGGAATTATTTACGATACGGTTATTATCCGATATATTTGGAAGAAAAATCACATATTGATTATTTGTTGAAAAATATCAATTTGACTTTGGAATTTGATATTCCCTACAATAATCAAATAGAACTGAAATATCTGCCCAAACTAAAAAAATTATTGTATCTTGTGGCGCGGGATAATGGTGGCAGTGTGAATATCAGTAGATTGAGTGCCGATATCGGCGTATCCCGGGCTACGGTGCTGAATTATTTGTATTACATGAAAAATGCCCGTTTGTTGACATTGTTGTTGCCGGCAGGGAATGAGGAAGATTGTTTGCGTAAGCCGAACAGACTGTATATGCACAATTCGAATTTGTTGAATGCAGTTTGTCTGGACGAGGTGGATAAGCAGGTATTACGGAAAACATTTTTTTTGAGTCAATTGTGTCCGGTGCATCGTATAAATTATACGGATAGGGCTGATTTCCTGATTGACGGTATGTATCATGTAAATGTTTGTGAGGAAGGAAAAGAAAAGGGGGCGGATGATGTTATTCTGATGGAAGATATGATAGAACGGGGAAAAGGAAATGTCATACCTCTCTGGTTATCGGGATTTACCTATTGA
- a CDS encoding thiamine diphosphokinase, whose product MKHYPLCGKGHLPEVVILADGNFPRTRSAVEMLKRLPIVCCDGATGKLLRHGYKPHAIVGDGDSLSSVLRKQYASIIHLEKEQETNDLSKAFRFCLEKGWRNILILGATGKREDHTLGNISLLMDYMSCAQVQMLTDYGLFTPVCGDSEFESFPGQQVSVFNMGCTYLKGENLAYPLSLFTNWWQGTLNEATETRFRVITDGKLLVYRVGGLLK is encoded by the coding sequence ATGAAGCATTATCCTTTATGTGGTAAGGGGCATTTGCCGGAGGTTGTTATATTGGCGGACGGGAATTTTCCGAGGACCCGTTCGGCTGTTGAGATGTTAAAACGATTGCCGATAGTATGTTGTGACGGGGCGACCGGTAAATTATTGCGTCATGGGTATAAGCCTCACGCTATTGTCGGAGATGGAGATTCGCTTTCATCTGTACTTCGGAAACAATATGCTTCTATTATTCATCTGGAAAAGGAACAGGAAACCAATGATTTGAGCAAAGCTTTCCGTTTTTGTCTGGAAAAGGGTTGGAGAAATATTCTGATCCTGGGGGCAACGGGAAAAAGGGAAGATCATACTTTGGGAAATATCAGTCTTTTGATGGATTATATGTCCTGTGCTCAGGTACAGATGTTGACGGATTACGGTTTGTTTACCCCTGTTTGCGGAGATTCTGAGTTTGAGTCTTTTCCGGGACAACAGGTATCTGTGTTTAATATGGGATGTACTTATCTGAAAGGTGAAAATCTGGCTTATCCGCTCTCTCTGTTTACGAATTGGTGGCAGGGAACTTTAAATGAGGCAACTGAAACCCGTTTCCGGGTTATTACGGACGGAAAGCTGTTGGTATACCGGGTTGGCGGTTTATTGAAATAA